One genomic window of Denticeps clupeoides chromosome 14, fDenClu1.1, whole genome shotgun sequence includes the following:
- the LOC114803354 gene encoding mitogen-activated protein kinase-binding protein 1-like isoform X2 — MAGDGSTIRSRIRHLLRSPSSRLKKSRATRGPSGQVTLERVLGITSCGNSGLACDPQSGLVAYPAGCVVVLLSPRKNRQQHIINTSRKTVTTLAFSSDGKYLVTGECGHLPAVRVWDVAERSQVAELQEHKYGISCVAFSPNSKYIVSVGYQHDMSVNVWAWKRNTVVAANKVSNKVTAVSFSEDSSYFVTAGNRHVRFWYLEASSHAKVDGPVPLLGRSGLLGELRNNFFCDVACGQGEKAESTFCVTSSGLLCEFNGKRMLDKWVDLRTPAAKSLWVTEELIFCACADGMVRVFSPVDLHYVCTLPRPHHLGTDVSTITQASHLFSSKADVHYPDSVAVTYDPGNCWLSCVYNDHSLYVWDVHDLHRVGKVHSALYHASCVWDLQVYPEVTEMLDSSCSSMFLTCSADNTVRLWSSSGHHDFSNGNVLSNDLTKIIYMDDNTVPLLDAEGSTPAGTDKADGQSADSKSGVRTICVSPDGTHLASGDRLGTLRVHDLRSMEEILKVEAHDSEILCLEYSKPETGLQLLATSSRDRLIHVLDVEEDYALLQTLDEHSSSITAVRFAAIDGKVKMISCGADKSIYFRTAHRTLRRTEFSRTHHIVRKTTLYDMDVDPTCKYAVVGCQDRNVRIFNISSGKQKRSYKGSQGEDGCLLKVQTDPSGLYVATSCSDKNISLFDFHSGECVATMFGHSEIVTGIKFTNDCKYLISVSGDSCIFVWRLAAELTRNMRERLFKLKQAQHVQGCKDLRQELHCAPSSFTHVSSESEKDYDDDVDATNVCRTEDKQPATDCDQHTSSQSSTGEDIGVSDDSTEWDAVKVQAEETSLLEPPARPRRRWSHRIGSLELVVKSMLDLRQLDACKSSSPARRSATLVTALERGSTSSLQDTKELENRVKKHRSRPRSAWLAPAVTPEPDGVVLYPQHCPGGTHSQDPDYQVRAHQAGMGEQRKKSQSPDSTGSMGYCSGVSSPDQGQAESESAEGLSTDADNSDMEEDAEDEEAKEKMQMGEAFLKKHFETLSDSCIIGNLSRTPDKSVSRSTISARFLAQEHRMRNHSPFSKVGRQREESPSVAVKPLVSTVRPLIGECQRRGSEERLNTQPPERGSAVRSTPVRKRLPGAGSARVASPSARVPPVLQKSLSSQIFDADTRRPNTPSRLRRDPSLPLSQNLNQDRGDWNRPSPTTTCAPSLQPWESPSATRSLKTRSYMSPTTSSMAKMSHSSSLGDDLHLGFPDTGRTPASPIPLSSSPPTSSAFPRFSAPISPPSKTTLRPCFSLEGTASCSDWHERQTFSGSHRIAPRRELFGSPTEDLTHTDLPGICNDDVMMTLPGPPSERMDTEKFPSSPERSSVPMVAVQAFSVVSENPSPASEPPITMETCREMAKELHSTVQKTMQLYRMVNNGSAERQEMMRVLSDAMALARSEMDSLPTTSPKIVDGEGGPLTMALLEQYSQMLLKSVEQRLDHKV, encoded by the exons ATGGCCGGGGACGGGTCGACCATCAGAAGCCGAATCAGGCACCTGCTGCGGTCGCCGTCCAGCAGACTGAAGAAGAGTCGAGCGACGCGCGGCCCGTCCGGCCAG GTGACACTAGAGCGGGTGCTGGGCATCACTTCATGCGGGAACAGTGGCCTCGCCTGTGACCCGCAGTCTGGACTCGTGGCGTACCCAGCCGG GTGTGTGGTGGTCCTGCTAAGTCCCCGGAAGAACCGACAGCAGCACATTATCAACACTTCCAG GAAAACAGTCACCACGTTAGCGTTTTCCTCAGATGGAAAGTATCTGGTCACTGGCGAG TGCGGACACTTGCCTGCCGTGCGGGTGTGGGACGTGGCCGAGAGGTCTCAGGTGGCTGAGCTTCAGGAACACAAGTACGGCATTTCCTGCGTGGCCTTCTCCCCAAACAGCAAGTACATCGTCAGCGTGGGCTACCAACACGACATGAGCGTCAATGTCTGGGCCTGGAAG AGAAACACCGTGGTAGCTGCAAACAAGGTGTCCAATAAAGTGACCGCGGTGTCTTTCTCTGAAGACAGCTCTTACTTTGTCACCGCAGGGAACAGACACGTCCGTTTCTGGTACCTGGAAGCATCCAGCCATGCTAAG GTTGACGGCCCTGTCCCCCTGCTGGGCCGGTCCGGCCTGCTTGGGGAGTTGCGGAATAACTTCTTCTGCGACGTTGCCTGTGGACAGGGAGAGAAAGCAGAGAGCACCTTCTGCGTCACTTCCTCCGGTCTTCTCTGTGAGTTCAATGGGAAGAGAATGCTGGACAAGTGGGTGGACCTTCGG ACACCTGCAGCAAAGTCTCTGTGGGTGACCGAGGAGCTAATCTTCTGCGCTTGTGCGGATGGAATGGTGCGAGTCTTCAGCCCCGTGGACCTGCACTATGTCTGCACACTGCCACGACCCCATCACCTCGGCACTGACGTATCCACCATAACTCAGGCTAG CCACCTCTTCTCCAGCAAGGCAGATGTTCATTACCCAGACTCTGTGGCTGTGACCTATGACCCTGGGAACTGCTGGCTGTCCTGTGTGTATAACGACCACAGCTTGTATGTGTGGGATGTGCATGACCTGCATAGAGTGGGCAAGGTGCACTCTGCCCTCTACCACGCCTCCTGTGTGTGGGACCTGCAA GTGTACCCTGAGGTCACTGAGATGCTAGATTCTTCATGTTCTTCCATGTTCCTCACTTGCTCTGCTGACAACACAGTTCGCTTGTGGAGCTCCAGTGGACATCATGATTTCTCCAATGGGAATGTCCTGAGCAAC GACCTCACAAAGATCATCTACATGGACGACAACACAGTCCCTCTGCTGGACGCTGAAGGATCTACACCTGCCGGCACAGATAAAGCTGACGGGCAGTCTGCAGACAGTAAGAGTGGCGTACGCACCATCTGCGTGAGCCCTGATGGGACGCACCTGGCCTCGGGCGATCGTCTCGGCACCCTGAG GGTCCATGATCTCAGAAGTATGGAGGAAATTCTGAAGGTGGAGGCTCATGACTCTGAGATCTTATGCCTGGAGTACTCCAAACCTGAGACAG GTCTTCAGCTTTTGGCCACTTCCAGCCGTGACCGTCTCATCCATGTTCTGGATGTCGAGGAAGACTATGCCCTGCTGCAGACTCTGGACGAGCACTCCTCTTCCATCACTGCTGTCCGCTTTGCTG CTATCGATGGGAAGGTGAAGATGATCAGTTGTGGAGCTGACAAAAGCATCTACTTCAGAACCGCCCACAGG ACACTCAGAAGAACAGAGTTCAGTCGCACGCACCACATAGTGAGGAAGACCACCCTTTATGATATGGATGTAGACCCCACTTGCAAGTATGCTGTGGTTGGTTGCCAGGACCGCaatgtcag GATTTTTAATATTAGCAGTGGCAAACAGAAGAGGTCCTACAAAGGCTCTCAGGGCGAAGATGGTTGCCTGCTCAAG GTCCAGACTGATCCCTCTGGGCTTTATGTGGCCACCAGCTGTTCTGACAAAAACATCAGCCTGTTCGACTTCCACTCTGGAGAGTGTGTCGCTACCATGTTTGGTCACTCCg AGATAGTCACTGGAATCAAGTTCACCAATGACTGCAAGTACCTAATCTCTGTGTCTGGAGACAG CTGCATCTTTGTGTGGCGTTTGGCCGCAGAGCTAACAAGAAACATGAGGGAACGTCTTTTCAAACTGAAACAAGCCCAGCATGTGCAAGGGTGCAAAGACTTAAG GCAAGAGTTGCACTGTGCCCCCTCATCGTTTACCCACGTGTCCTCTGAGAGTGAAAAAGATTATGACGACGACGTTGATGCCACAAACGTTTGTCGGACTGAAGATAAGCAGCCAGCAACTGATTGTGATCAGCACACGTCTTCACAAAGCAGCACTGGGGAGGACATAG GCGTTTCAGATGATAGCACTGAATGGGACGCGGTTAAG GTCCAGGCAGAAGAGACTTCACTGCTGGAACCCCCTGCTCGGCCTCGAAGGCGCTGGTCCCACAGGATTGGCTCCCTGGAGCTGGTGGTGAAGTCTATGCTGGACCTCAGGCAGCTGGACGCCTGCAAGAGCAGCTCCCCTGCGAGGCGCTCTGCCACTCTGGTCACCGCACTGGAGAGAGGGAGCACCTCCAGCCTGCAGGACACCAAG GAACTAGAGAATCGGGTGAAGAAGCACCGTTCTCGCCCCCGCTCAGCCTGGTTGGCCCCTGCTGTAACCCCAGAGCCTGATGGTGTGGTGCTGTACCCACAGCATTGCCCTGGCGGTACCCATTCACAAGACCCAGATTACCAGGTGAGGGCCCACCAGGCTGGCATGGGCGAGCAGCGCAAGAAGAGCCAGAGCCCCGACAGCACCGGCTCCATGGGCTACTGCAGTGGCGTCTCCAGTCCAGACCAAGGCCAGGCTG AGTCTGAAAGTGCAGAAGGACTTAGCACAGATGCAGACAACTCTGATATGGAGGAAGATGCTGAGGATGAAGAGGCAAAAGAGAAGATGCAGATGGGAGAAGCCTTCCTTAAGAAACACTTTGAGACCCTTTCAGACTCCTGCATTATAG GAAACCTGAGCAGAACTCCAGACAAATCTGTGTCGAGGTCCACGATATCTGCTCGCTTCCTAGCCCAGGAACACCGAATGAG GAATCACTCCCCTTTCTCTAAAGTGGGCAGACAGAGGGAGGAGAGCCCTAGTGTTGCAGTGAAGCCCCTGGTTTCTACCGTGCGACCCCTGATTGGGGAATGCCAGAGGAGAGGCTCAGAGGAGAGGCTCAACACACAACCTCCAGAGAGAGGATCTGCAGTGCGTTCCACACCCGTCAGGAAGAGGCTTCCTGGGGCCGGTTCGGCTAGAGTGGCCAGCCCCAGTGCCAGAGTTCCGCCCGTCCTCCAGAAATCATTGTCCTCACAGATTTTTGATGCAGACA CACGGCGACCCAACACACCATCTCGTCTGAGGAGGGACCCCTCCCTTCCTCTGTCCCAGAACCTTAACCAGGACAGGGGAGATTGGAATCGGCCATCGCCCACAACAACTTGTGCCCCCTCCCTACAGCCCTGGGAGAGCCCCAGTGCCACTCGGTCCCTGAAAACCCGGTCCTATATGAGCCCCACCACCAGCTCCATGGCCAAGATGAGTCACTCTTCATCCCTTGGAGACGACCTTCACCTGGGCTTCCCTGACACAGGCCGGACGCCTGCTTCTCCTATACCTTTATCGTCCTCTCCGCCCACATCCTCTGCCTTCCCGAGGTTTTCTGCTCCTATCAGCCCTCCTTCAAAGACCACATTAAGACCCTGCTTTTCTCTTGAAGGAACTGCCTCTTGTTCAGATTGGCATGAAAGACAAACATTCTCAGGCAGCCACAGAATCGCCCCAAGGAGGGAACTCTTCGGCTCCCCAACAGAAGATCTTACCCACACAGACCTCCCAGGAATCTGTAATGATGATGTTATGATGACCCTTCCTGGGCCACCATCAGAGAGGATGGATACCGAGAAGTTCCCCAGTAGCCCAGAGCGGTCATCTGTGCCCATGGTGGCCGTTCAGGCTTTCTCTGTGGTTTCTGAAAACCCCTCACCAGCTTCAG AGCCACCCATTACCATGGAGACCTGCAGAGAGATGGCCAAAGAGCTCCACAGCACTGTGCAGAAGACCATGCAGCTCTACAGAATG GTGAACAACGGCAGTGCTGAGCGGCAGGAAATGATGCGCGTGTTGTCCGATGCTATGGCTCTGGCCCGCTCTGAGATGGACTCGTTGCCGACAACCTCGCCCAAGATCGTTGACGGCGAGGGCGGGCCACTTACCATGGCACTGCTGGAGCAGTACTCCCAGATGCTACTGAAATCGGTGGAGCAGAGGCTGGACCACAAAGTCTGA
- the LOC114803354 gene encoding mitogen-activated protein kinase-binding protein 1-like isoform X1, with the protein MAGDGSTIRSRIRHLLRSPSSRLKKSRATRGPSGQVTLERVLGITSCGNSGLACDPQSGLVAYPAGCVVVLLSPRKNRQQHIINTSRKTVTTLAFSSDGKYLVTGECGHLPAVRVWDVAERSQVAELQEHKYGISCVAFSPNSKYIVSVGYQHDMSVNVWAWKRNTVVAANKVSNKVTAVSFSEDSSYFVTAGNRHVRFWYLEASSHAKVDGPVPLLGRSGLLGELRNNFFCDVACGQGEKAESTFCVTSSGLLCEFNGKRMLDKWVDLRTPAAKSLWVTEELIFCACADGMVRVFSPVDLHYVCTLPRPHHLGTDVSTITQASHLFSSKADVHYPDSVAVTYDPGNCWLSCVYNDHSLYVWDVHDLHRVGKVHSALYHASCVWDLQVYPEVTEMLDSSCSSMFLTCSADNTVRLWSSSGHHDFSNGNVLSNDLTKIIYMDDNTVPLLDAEGSTPAGTDKADGQSADSKSGVRTICVSPDGTHLASGDRLGTLRVHDLRSMEEILKVEAHDSEILCLEYSKPETGLQLLATSSRDRLIHVLDVEEDYALLQTLDEHSSSITAVRFAAIDGKVKMISCGADKSIYFRTAHRTLRRTEFSRTHHIVRKTTLYDMDVDPTCKYAVVGCQDRNVRIFNISSGKQKRSYKGSQGEDGCLLKVQTDPSGLYVATSCSDKNISLFDFHSGECVATMFGHSEIVTGIKFTNDCKYLISVSGDSCIFVWRLAAELTRNMRERLFKLKQAQHVQGCKDLRQELHCAPSSFTHVSSESEKDYDDDVDATNVCRTEDKQPATDCDQHTSSQSSTGEDIGVSDDSTEWDAVKVQAEETSLLEPPARPRRRWSHRIGSLELVVKSMLDLRQLDACKSSSPARRSATLVTALERGSTSSLQDTKELENRVKKHRSRPRSAWLAPAVTPEPDGVVLYPQHCPGGTHSQDPDYQVRAHQAGMGEQRKKSQSPDSTGSMGYCSGVSSPDQGQAESESAEGLSTDADNSDMEEDAEDEEAKEKMQMGEAFLKKHFETLSDSCIIGNLSRTPDKSVSRSTISARFLAQEHRMRNHSPFSKVGRQREESPSVAVKPLVSTVRPLIGECQRRGSEERLNTQPPERGSAVRSTPVRKRLPGAGSARVASPSARVPPVLQKSLSSQIFDADTRRPNTPSRLRRDPSLPLSQNLNQDRGDWNRPSPTTTCAPSLQPWESPSATRSLKTRSYMSPTTSSMAKMSHSSSLGDDLHLGFPDTGRTPASPIPLSSSPPTSSAFPRFSAPISPPSKTTLRPCFSLEGTASCSDWHERQTFSGSHRIAPRRELFGSPTEDLTHTDLPGICNDDVMMTLPGPPSERMDTEKFPSSPERSSVPMVAVQAFSVVSENPSPASGLRQRRSSSIILASLPLQLPLPPHHHCANGFFWPFCFVPSHSVSSCVNPHCVNEPPITMETCREMAKELHSTVQKTMQLYRMVNNGSAERQEMMRVLSDAMALARSEMDSLPTTSPKIVDGEGGPLTMALLEQYSQMLLKSVEQRLDHKV; encoded by the exons ATGGCCGGGGACGGGTCGACCATCAGAAGCCGAATCAGGCACCTGCTGCGGTCGCCGTCCAGCAGACTGAAGAAGAGTCGAGCGACGCGCGGCCCGTCCGGCCAG GTGACACTAGAGCGGGTGCTGGGCATCACTTCATGCGGGAACAGTGGCCTCGCCTGTGACCCGCAGTCTGGACTCGTGGCGTACCCAGCCGG GTGTGTGGTGGTCCTGCTAAGTCCCCGGAAGAACCGACAGCAGCACATTATCAACACTTCCAG GAAAACAGTCACCACGTTAGCGTTTTCCTCAGATGGAAAGTATCTGGTCACTGGCGAG TGCGGACACTTGCCTGCCGTGCGGGTGTGGGACGTGGCCGAGAGGTCTCAGGTGGCTGAGCTTCAGGAACACAAGTACGGCATTTCCTGCGTGGCCTTCTCCCCAAACAGCAAGTACATCGTCAGCGTGGGCTACCAACACGACATGAGCGTCAATGTCTGGGCCTGGAAG AGAAACACCGTGGTAGCTGCAAACAAGGTGTCCAATAAAGTGACCGCGGTGTCTTTCTCTGAAGACAGCTCTTACTTTGTCACCGCAGGGAACAGACACGTCCGTTTCTGGTACCTGGAAGCATCCAGCCATGCTAAG GTTGACGGCCCTGTCCCCCTGCTGGGCCGGTCCGGCCTGCTTGGGGAGTTGCGGAATAACTTCTTCTGCGACGTTGCCTGTGGACAGGGAGAGAAAGCAGAGAGCACCTTCTGCGTCACTTCCTCCGGTCTTCTCTGTGAGTTCAATGGGAAGAGAATGCTGGACAAGTGGGTGGACCTTCGG ACACCTGCAGCAAAGTCTCTGTGGGTGACCGAGGAGCTAATCTTCTGCGCTTGTGCGGATGGAATGGTGCGAGTCTTCAGCCCCGTGGACCTGCACTATGTCTGCACACTGCCACGACCCCATCACCTCGGCACTGACGTATCCACCATAACTCAGGCTAG CCACCTCTTCTCCAGCAAGGCAGATGTTCATTACCCAGACTCTGTGGCTGTGACCTATGACCCTGGGAACTGCTGGCTGTCCTGTGTGTATAACGACCACAGCTTGTATGTGTGGGATGTGCATGACCTGCATAGAGTGGGCAAGGTGCACTCTGCCCTCTACCACGCCTCCTGTGTGTGGGACCTGCAA GTGTACCCTGAGGTCACTGAGATGCTAGATTCTTCATGTTCTTCCATGTTCCTCACTTGCTCTGCTGACAACACAGTTCGCTTGTGGAGCTCCAGTGGACATCATGATTTCTCCAATGGGAATGTCCTGAGCAAC GACCTCACAAAGATCATCTACATGGACGACAACACAGTCCCTCTGCTGGACGCTGAAGGATCTACACCTGCCGGCACAGATAAAGCTGACGGGCAGTCTGCAGACAGTAAGAGTGGCGTACGCACCATCTGCGTGAGCCCTGATGGGACGCACCTGGCCTCGGGCGATCGTCTCGGCACCCTGAG GGTCCATGATCTCAGAAGTATGGAGGAAATTCTGAAGGTGGAGGCTCATGACTCTGAGATCTTATGCCTGGAGTACTCCAAACCTGAGACAG GTCTTCAGCTTTTGGCCACTTCCAGCCGTGACCGTCTCATCCATGTTCTGGATGTCGAGGAAGACTATGCCCTGCTGCAGACTCTGGACGAGCACTCCTCTTCCATCACTGCTGTCCGCTTTGCTG CTATCGATGGGAAGGTGAAGATGATCAGTTGTGGAGCTGACAAAAGCATCTACTTCAGAACCGCCCACAGG ACACTCAGAAGAACAGAGTTCAGTCGCACGCACCACATAGTGAGGAAGACCACCCTTTATGATATGGATGTAGACCCCACTTGCAAGTATGCTGTGGTTGGTTGCCAGGACCGCaatgtcag GATTTTTAATATTAGCAGTGGCAAACAGAAGAGGTCCTACAAAGGCTCTCAGGGCGAAGATGGTTGCCTGCTCAAG GTCCAGACTGATCCCTCTGGGCTTTATGTGGCCACCAGCTGTTCTGACAAAAACATCAGCCTGTTCGACTTCCACTCTGGAGAGTGTGTCGCTACCATGTTTGGTCACTCCg AGATAGTCACTGGAATCAAGTTCACCAATGACTGCAAGTACCTAATCTCTGTGTCTGGAGACAG CTGCATCTTTGTGTGGCGTTTGGCCGCAGAGCTAACAAGAAACATGAGGGAACGTCTTTTCAAACTGAAACAAGCCCAGCATGTGCAAGGGTGCAAAGACTTAAG GCAAGAGTTGCACTGTGCCCCCTCATCGTTTACCCACGTGTCCTCTGAGAGTGAAAAAGATTATGACGACGACGTTGATGCCACAAACGTTTGTCGGACTGAAGATAAGCAGCCAGCAACTGATTGTGATCAGCACACGTCTTCACAAAGCAGCACTGGGGAGGACATAG GCGTTTCAGATGATAGCACTGAATGGGACGCGGTTAAG GTCCAGGCAGAAGAGACTTCACTGCTGGAACCCCCTGCTCGGCCTCGAAGGCGCTGGTCCCACAGGATTGGCTCCCTGGAGCTGGTGGTGAAGTCTATGCTGGACCTCAGGCAGCTGGACGCCTGCAAGAGCAGCTCCCCTGCGAGGCGCTCTGCCACTCTGGTCACCGCACTGGAGAGAGGGAGCACCTCCAGCCTGCAGGACACCAAG GAACTAGAGAATCGGGTGAAGAAGCACCGTTCTCGCCCCCGCTCAGCCTGGTTGGCCCCTGCTGTAACCCCAGAGCCTGATGGTGTGGTGCTGTACCCACAGCATTGCCCTGGCGGTACCCATTCACAAGACCCAGATTACCAGGTGAGGGCCCACCAGGCTGGCATGGGCGAGCAGCGCAAGAAGAGCCAGAGCCCCGACAGCACCGGCTCCATGGGCTACTGCAGTGGCGTCTCCAGTCCAGACCAAGGCCAGGCTG AGTCTGAAAGTGCAGAAGGACTTAGCACAGATGCAGACAACTCTGATATGGAGGAAGATGCTGAGGATGAAGAGGCAAAAGAGAAGATGCAGATGGGAGAAGCCTTCCTTAAGAAACACTTTGAGACCCTTTCAGACTCCTGCATTATAG GAAACCTGAGCAGAACTCCAGACAAATCTGTGTCGAGGTCCACGATATCTGCTCGCTTCCTAGCCCAGGAACACCGAATGAG GAATCACTCCCCTTTCTCTAAAGTGGGCAGACAGAGGGAGGAGAGCCCTAGTGTTGCAGTGAAGCCCCTGGTTTCTACCGTGCGACCCCTGATTGGGGAATGCCAGAGGAGAGGCTCAGAGGAGAGGCTCAACACACAACCTCCAGAGAGAGGATCTGCAGTGCGTTCCACACCCGTCAGGAAGAGGCTTCCTGGGGCCGGTTCGGCTAGAGTGGCCAGCCCCAGTGCCAGAGTTCCGCCCGTCCTCCAGAAATCATTGTCCTCACAGATTTTTGATGCAGACA CACGGCGACCCAACACACCATCTCGTCTGAGGAGGGACCCCTCCCTTCCTCTGTCCCAGAACCTTAACCAGGACAGGGGAGATTGGAATCGGCCATCGCCCACAACAACTTGTGCCCCCTCCCTACAGCCCTGGGAGAGCCCCAGTGCCACTCGGTCCCTGAAAACCCGGTCCTATATGAGCCCCACCACCAGCTCCATGGCCAAGATGAGTCACTCTTCATCCCTTGGAGACGACCTTCACCTGGGCTTCCCTGACACAGGCCGGACGCCTGCTTCTCCTATACCTTTATCGTCCTCTCCGCCCACATCCTCTGCCTTCCCGAGGTTTTCTGCTCCTATCAGCCCTCCTTCAAAGACCACATTAAGACCCTGCTTTTCTCTTGAAGGAACTGCCTCTTGTTCAGATTGGCATGAAAGACAAACATTCTCAGGCAGCCACAGAATCGCCCCAAGGAGGGAACTCTTCGGCTCCCCAACAGAAGATCTTACCCACACAGACCTCCCAGGAATCTGTAATGATGATGTTATGATGACCCTTCCTGGGCCACCATCAGAGAGGATGGATACCGAGAAGTTCCCCAGTAGCCCAGAGCGGTCATCTGTGCCCATGGTGGCCGTTCAGGCTTTCTCTGTGGTTTCTGAAAACCCCTCACCAGCTTCAGGTTTGCGTCAACGCCGTTCCTCCTCCATCATCCTGGCCTCTTTGCCGCTCcagcttcctcttcctcctcatcatcactgTGCTAATGGCTTCTTCTGGCCTTTCTGCTTCGTCCCTTCTCATTCTGTCTCTTCCTGTGTAAATCCTCACTGTGTAAACG AGCCACCCATTACCATGGAGACCTGCAGAGAGATGGCCAAAGAGCTCCACAGCACTGTGCAGAAGACCATGCAGCTCTACAGAATG GTGAACAACGGCAGTGCTGAGCGGCAGGAAATGATGCGCGTGTTGTCCGATGCTATGGCTCTGGCCCGCTCTGAGATGGACTCGTTGCCGACAACCTCGCCCAAGATCGTTGACGGCGAGGGCGGGCCACTTACCATGGCACTGCTGGAGCAGTACTCCCAGATGCTACTGAAATCGGTGGAGCAGAGGCTGGACCACAAAGTCTGA
- the LOC114803355 gene encoding galectin-3 has translation MDLAHTGCSSAGQQCNSIWPGQAGQQYQPCYPCPPTSTTNWPGNQPVPATQPSWPSTQLQPSQSFPPNWPTTQLQPGQLIPANWPATQPQPGQPIPPNWPLTQPLQAQPTQPSWPAPQLQPGQPTQPSWPMQQPGQPADLPCPGTNPCQPNQPGVPVVPPNPNQPGVPVIPPNPNQPGVPVMPTNPTQPAVPVKPPNSGWPFNPGQSGWPGQAVPLPGQWPGSTPEGPVAVPYNLNIPRGIYDKMMLIIAGQAKPLAKMFTINFLRGNDIAFHINPRFNEGGKQVLVRNHREGERWGKEERTIHGPFPFTPGQPFEMKILCTYNEFKVAVNGAQVFEFKHRIRELNQIDRINILQDVNLSSVKVENVQ, from the exons ATGGAT TTGGCCCATACTGGCTGCTCATCTGCTGGTCAGCAGTGTAATAGCATCTGGCCTGGACAGGCAGGACAGCAATATCAGCCTTGTTATCCCTGTCCTCCAACCAGCACAACAAACTGGCCTGGAAACCAACCAGTTCCAGCTACACAACCAAGCTGGCCTTCAACTCAACTGCAGCCAAGTCAGTCGTTTCCACCAAACTGGCCCACAACTCAGCTGCAACCAGGTCAACTAATACCAGCAAACTGGCCTGCAACTCAACCTCAACCAGGTCAGCCAATACCACCAAACTGGCCCTTAACCCAGCCTCTGCAAGCTCAACCCACACAGCCAAGCTGGCCTGCACCTCAGCTTCAACCAGGTCAACCAACTCAGCCAAGCTGGCCGATGCAGCAACCTGGTCAACCAGCTGATCTACCCTGTCCTGGAACAAACCCCTGCCAACCAAACCAGCCTGGCGTTCCTGTTGTGCCCCCTAACCCAAACCAGCCTGGAGTACCTGTAATACCACCTAACCCCAACCAGCCTGGGGTACCTGTAATGCCCACTAACCCCACCCAGCCTGCAGTACCTGTTAAACCCCCTAACTCAGGCTGGCCTTTTAACCCTGGACAGTCGGGATGGCCAGGTCAAGCCGTTCCTCTACCAGGACAGTGGCCTGGGTCAACACCAGAAGGGCCTGTG GCTGTGCCATACAATCTGAATATCCCAAGAGGCATCTACGATAAAATGATGCTTATCATTGCGGGGCAGGCCAAGCCTTTAGCTAAAAT GTTTACCATCAACTTCCTGCGAGGAAACGACATTGCCTTTCACATCAACCCTCGCTTCAACGAGGGCGGGAAACAGGTGCTTGTGAGAAACCACAGAGAGGGAGAACGATGGGGTAAAGAAGAACGGACCATCCATGGACCATTCCCTTTTACTCCAGGCCAACCGTTTGAG atGAAGATCCTGTGCACGTATAATGAGTTTAAGGTCGCCGTCAATGGCGCCCAAGTGTTTGAGTTCAAGCATCGTATAAGAGAACTCAACCAGATCGACCGCATCAACATCCTCCAGGACGTCAACCTGTCCTCTGTGAAAGTAGAAAATGTGCAGTGA